Below is a window of Vibrio sp. SS-MA-C1-2 DNA.
AAATTAATCAGCTAAGAAGTCAGTTGATTTACAGTTGGCGTCACTTTTCTCAGCAAAATAACCAACAAATTAAACAACTGCAATACGGATTAGAGAAACAACACCCACAGCAGAAGTTACAACAGCAGCAACAGTATTTTGATGATCTTAACCAGAGATTACGGAACTATGCTCCGAAAATGATCCAACAACTCAAACATGATTACAGAGAGATCGAGTATCGATTAAACAATACTAATCCACAGCAATCGATCCAAGATCATACTAAGCATATTGAATCCTTAAGCCGTCAATTGAAAACATTGATCAGCCATCGATTAGAGATCAATAAGACAAATCTCGCTGCACAAGCAGATAAATTAAATACTGTCAGCCCATTAGCAACCCTAGCTCGCGGCTATACGATTACTCGTAATGAGCAAGGAAAAGTCATTAATAACGCTAATGACGTTAAACCTGGAGAGCAATTAACAACAACATTAGCTAGTGGTAAAATAACATCAATCGTTCAATAATCGAAACTAACTAAGAAAAACAACGAATAGATAGATTAATTTTCCAGTGAAATCATCTATTTTAGCGACACAATCAACAAATTTACTTACAAAGTTAAATGTGTCGCTAAATATTATGACTTTTTCTGAAATTCAATTCTAACTTTTGACTTTGATTGTAGCTCGTTACAATGATTGCAGAAGTAACTCACGGCACCGCAAGCCTTTAACTTCTCGACCTGTTGATCACATTTAGGACAAAACGCCACCTTATTAAAATGATCCTGACAAGATTGGCAGTAGTACCCATCACCTTGCCACGTTAACTCTTGCTCACACATTGGACATTGACCCATTTATAACCTCTATTCTCTTTGATCTATTTTAAATTGATTCATTTTTCTGACAAACGTTATCTTTTAACTTTACTCATAGACGTCAAGGATGATCATGATCCTATTTAAGGATCTTCTGCTAATTATAAGATGATCACCTTTTTCAACTATACAGAATGAATATAAATACACTTCCCGAAAGCATAAGTTACATGTGCTGTATTTCAATTTAAAGAAGCATAATATTTCACTTAATAACATTTAAAGCATCATTAACGAGATAATATAAAATAGTAGTTTTCTCAATTATTTCATCTGAATTGTTAAATTAACCGATGTTT
It encodes the following:
- a CDS encoding zinc ribbon domain-containing protein — its product is MGQCPMCEQELTWQGDGYYCQSCQDHFNKVAFCPKCDQQVEKLKACGAVSYFCNHCNELQSKSKVRIEFQKKS